From the genome of Procambarus clarkii isolate CNS0578487 chromosome 83, FALCON_Pclarkii_2.0, whole genome shotgun sequence, one region includes:
- the LOC123768839 gene encoding uncharacterized protein, with translation MAMTCKILFVLTLATVKSQMLDHIHRDLVAMNASCSVGGFCDGSDYRSKENCYCDDLCAEYGDCCPDAVHYKREDQVRPERYRCVSVGYRSVYMKDTCMSGWQDEEVAQLCLAGSPADISSSRDPLAHLPATSNTTSVTYTNYYCAICNNDSHHLTLWTTQLECDPEYYPDQPDNLTEYITSHLLFANGNGRARIPLNNTVIFKKCNINIKFPHIPVITRACYSTIRSCAENWTDASVAALCHSYTAVRYVGDLAYRNPHCLLCNLKNSSNGRCWLHDVLKEVPPPALLPSFFDTNDLSGSNTVGLTNTCQSGEFYDKRLKKCRNKGSYVNETRTGDKYIDVDSSDAPTCSLYITGSNRAKCEFKEIHKCEKILISKGKFTLYENRTVCVGLFDQWYQAGEYEITNDGVWVCLPKAPTEKFSPVMGWVSLAGFGLSCLCLLLHLAAFLLVPRLRNLPGKSLASLCLSLLTAYTIFIFSTFLEPRMTGCYISAVLMYYSFLASFCWMNIMAFDVWLTFRQAKDELRVSSGRQRSKFLFYCVYGWLLPALAVVVTVTLDKTAPAGLPSEFRPNFGQCWCWFGKRKALMVFFVAPLIVVMALNVVFFLFTSYSIGTSREPTLRRNSSSQNKKQFLLYVRLAVLMGLSWISGIVADYLQLEAVWYVFVVLNTLQGVFIFLTFTCRSKVWRAVREFCFKEAKSRPGKSMTPPGPNLTSDTIDSSRISIDTELSSM, from the coding sequence ATGGCAATGACTTGCAAGATTCTGTTTGTGTTGACACTAGCAACAGTCAAGAGCCAGATGTTGGATCACATACATCGTGATTTGGTTGCTATGAATGCATCGTGTTCAGTTGGGGGGTTTTGTGACGGTAGTGATTACCGGAGTAAAGAAAACTGTTACTGTGATGATCTGTGCGCGGAGTATGGCGATTGTTGTCCTGACGCCGTCCACTACAAACGGGAAGATCAGGTCCGGCCAGAGAggtacaggtgtgtgagtgtgggttatCGCAGCGTTTACATGAAGGACACGTGCATGTCAGGGTGGCAGGACGAGGAGGTAGCCCAGCTGTGCCTGGCTGGCTCCCCGGCAGATATCTCCAGCAGCAGGGACCCGCTGGCCCACCTCcccgccaccagcaacaccacctccGTCACCTACACCAACTACTACTGCGCCATCTGCAACAACGACTCCCATCACCTCACACTCTGGACCACACAACTGGAATGTGACCCGGAATATTATCCAGATCAGCCGGATAACTTAACCGAATACATAACTTCTCATTTATTGTTCGCAAACGGAAATGGGAGAGCACGTATTCCCTTAAATAATACAGTTATATTTAAGAAATGtaatattaacattaaattccctcATATTCCTGTTATTACAAGGGCATGCTACTCCACCATCAGGTCGTGTGCGGAGAACTGGACGGACGCTTCTGTTGCTGCTCTGTGTCACTCTTATACGGCAGTGAGGTATGTGGGAGACTTGGCCTATAGGAACCCCCATTGTCTTCTGTGTAACTTGAAAAATTCTTCTAACGGTCGGTGTTGGCTTCATGATGTTCTGAAAGAAGTTCCACCTCCTGCACTCTTGCCTAGCTTTTTTGATACTAATGACCTTAGTGGTAGTAATACTGTCGGACTTACAAACACTTGCCAGTCCGGCGAATTTTATGATAAACGTTTAAAGAAGTGTAGAAACAAGGGAAGTTATGTGAATGAAACACGTACAGGCGACAAGTACATAGATGTTGACAGTTCTGATGCGCCGACTTGTTCTTTATACATCACAGGCAGTAACAGGGCGAAGTGTGAATTTAAAGAAATTCATAAgtgtgaaaaaatattaataagcaAAGGGAAATTCACGTTGTACGAGAACAGAACAGTGTGCGTAGGGCTTTTTGACCAATGGTACCAGGCGGGAGAGTACGAGATTACTAATGATGGCGTCTGGGTATGTTTGCCAAAAGCACCCACAGAAAAGTTCTCCCCGGTGATGGGTTGGGTCTCATTGGCGGGTTTTGGGCTGTCCTGCCTTTGTCTCCTGCTCCACCTGGCTGCCTTCCTCTTGGTGCCTCGTCTTAGGAACCTCCCAGGCAAGTCCTTGGCGTCCCTCTGCCTGTCACTTCTCACCGCCTACACCATCTTCATCTTCAGCACCTTCCTCGAGCCTAGAATGACCGGATGTTACATCTCGGCAGTCCTTATGTATTACTCCTTCCTCGCTTCCTTCTGCTGGATGAATATCATGGCCTTTGACGTATGGCTGACATTTCGACAAGCTAAAGATGAGCTACGAGTGTCATCTGGGAGACAGCGAAGCAAGTTCTTATTCTACTGTGTGTACGGCTGGCTGCTTCCCGCCCTCGCTGTGGTCGTCACAGTAACCCTTGATAAGACCGCCCCTGCAGGTCTTCCTTCAGAGTTCCGGCCCAACTTTGGTCAATGTTGGTGCTGGTTCGGGAAGCGTAAGGCATTAATGGTGTTCTTCGTTGCTCCACTAATTGTAGTTATGGCTCTCAATGTTGTGTTTTTCCTTTTTACTTCATACTCCATCGGTACCAGCAGAGAACCGACACTTCGGAGGAACTCAAGTTCACAAAACAAGAAACAGTTTCTGCTGTATGTGCGACTGGCCGTGTTGATGGGCCTCTCCTGGATCAGTGGCATCGTGGCTGACTACCTGCAGCTGGAGGCCGTCTGGTACGTCTTCGTGGTCCTCAACACTCTGCAGGGAGTCTTTATCTTCTTGACCTTTACCTGCAGGAGCAAAGTGTGGCGGGCGGTGAGGGAGTTCTGTTTCAAGGAAGCTAAATCTCGTCCTGGTAAAAGTATGACGCCACCGGGGCCAAATCTGACGTCGGACACTATAGACAGTTCTCGAATATCAATAGACACAGAGTTATCCAGCATGTAA